The Benincasa hispida cultivar B227 chromosome 9, ASM972705v1, whole genome shotgun sequence genome has a segment encoding these proteins:
- the LOC120086258 gene encoding RNA-binding protein with multiple splicing 2, with protein MAGTGIHPYHQQWPAAAAAPPPPPPQAAAAAPPPIPHPHPQILVDNPGRHASDEVRTIFITGLPEDVKERELQNLLRWLPGYEASQVNFKGEKPMGFALFSNAQFAIAAKDALQDMVFDAESKSVLHTEMAKKNLFVKRGIVADASAYDQSKRLRTGGDYAHTGYSSPSPFHAPPPPIWGPHGYMAPPPPPYDPYGGYPVPPVPMPAPAPVPAPSSYVPVQNTKDNPPCNTLFIGNLGENVNEEELRGLFSVQPGFKQMKILRQERHTVCFIEFEDVNTATNVHHSLQGAVIPSSGSVGMRIQFSKNPFGKRKDATYPVSAPGANGTPQAMAYQ; from the exons ATGGCCGGTACTGGAATCCACCCGTACCACCAGCAATGGCCTGCTGCCGCCGCcgctcctcctcctcctccgcCACAAGCCGCCGCCGCCGCTCCCCCTCCTATTCCCCACCCACATCCTCAGATCCTCGTCGACAACCCCGGCCGCCATGCCTCCGATGAG GTTCGAACTATATTTATAACAGGTCTTCCTGAAGATGTAAAAGAGAGAGAGCTACAGAATCTCCTCAGATGGTTACCTGGTTACGAGGCTTCACAAGTAAATTTTAAAGGTGAAAAGCCTATGGGCTTTGCTCTCTTCTCCAATGCACAGTTTGCTATTGCTGCGAAAGATGCCCTTCAG GATATGGTTTTTGATGCGGAGTCTAAGTCAGTGTTGCACACGGAGATGGCCAAGAAAAATCTCTTTGTTAAACGAG GCATTGTTGCTGATGCAAGTGCTTATGACCAAAGTAAACGTTTGAGAACTGGTGGTGACTATGCCCACACCGGATATTCAAGCCCATCACCTTTTCATGCACCTCCACCCCCTATTTGGGGGCCTCATGG GTATATGGCTCCACCTCCTCCTCCATACGATCCGTATGGAGGTTACCCTGTTCCACCTGTTCCTATGCCTGCTCCTGCGCCTGTACCAGCACCTAGCAGCTATGTGCCCGTTCAG AACACTAAGGATAATCCTCCTTGCAATACCCTATTTATTGGCAATCTGGGGGAAAATGTAAATGAAGAGGAACTCAGAGGGCTTTTTAGCGT ACAGCCTGGATTTAAGCAAATGAAGATTCTGAGGCAGGAAAGGCACACGGTCTGCTTCATTGAGTTTGAA GATGTGAACACTGCCACCAATGTGCATCATAGTTTGCAGGGTGCTGTTATCCCTAGTTCCGGCTCTGTGGGCATGAGAATACA ATTTTCAAAGAACCCATTTGGGAAACGGAAGGATGCTACTTACCCTGTTTCTGCTCCTGGTGCGAATGGAACTCCACAAGCTATGGCATACCAATAG
- the LOC120086257 gene encoding exocyst complex component EXO84B, translating into MASAKTARSRATPVKETGAKFEEGINFFRSDKFDADSYFQTRCSLNEKEIKQLCTYLWDLKKASAEEMRKSVYANYAAFIRTSKEISDLEVELSSIRNLLSTQAALIHGLAEGVHIDSVSSSISESTTPNGFLGSADDHSSDIEKWLVEYPDTLDVLLAERRVDEALAALDEGERIASEAKEKKILSPAAIISLQASTAERRQRLADQLAEAACQPSTRGVELRAAVSALKKLGDGQRAHTLLLKAHFQRYQYNMQSLRPSSTSYGGAYTAALSQLVFSAIAQASSDSLAIFGKELAYSSELVMWATKQTEAFALLVKRHALASSAAAGGLRAAAECVQIALGHCSLLEGRGLALCPVLLKLFRPSVEQALEANLKRIEESTAALAAADDWVLTYAPATTRQSGRISSTVLSNAAFQHKLTSSAHRFNFMVQDFFEDVGPLLSMQLGSQTLEGLFQVFDSYINMLIKALPGVEEEANFDGAGSKIVRLAETEAQQIALLANASLLADELLPRAAMKLSPPTQTAYKDDPRRRLSDKQNRHPEQREWKRRLVSSVDRLKDTFCRQHALDLIFTEEGDSHLTAEMYLNMSGNMDEVEWFPSLIFQELFVKLSRIASMAADMFVGRERFATLLLMRLTETVILWLSGDQSFWDDIEEGPRPLGPLGLQQFYLDMKFVMCFAAQGRYLSRNLHRVVNEIISKAMAAFAATGMDPDSVLPEDEWFNDVCQDAIERLSGRPKAINGDRDPNSPTASVSAHSISSVRSHGSS; encoded by the exons ATGGCTTCCGCCAAGACCGCTCGCTCCAGAGCCACCCCCGTCAAGGAGACTGGCGCCAAGTTTGAGGAAGGCATCAATTTCTTCAGGTCTGATAAATTTGATGCCGATTCCTACTTTCAGACTAGATGTTCTCTTAACGAGAAG GAAATTAAGCAATTATGCACTTATCTTTGGGATTTGAAGAAAGCTTCCGCTGAGGAAATGCGTAAAAGTGTCTATGCAAATTATGCTGCCTTTATACG CACATCAAAGGAGATATCAGACTTAGAGGTGGAGCTCTCGTCCATTAGAAACCTTCTGTCTACTCAGGCTGCTTTAATTCATGGTTTAGCTGAAGGGGTTCACATTGATTCAGTATCTTCCTCTATTTCTGAAAGCACAACTCCAAATGGCTTTTTAGGTTCAGCGGATGACCATTCTTCAGATATTGAGAAGTGGTTAGTGGAGTACCCTGATACTTTGGATGTTCTCTTAGCTGAACGAAGAGTTGATGAAGCTTTGGCAGCCCTTGATGAGGGAGAGAGGATAGCTTCTGAAgcgaaagaaaagaaaatcttaAGTCCAGCTGCAATTATATCTCTGCAAGCATCAACTGCTGAACGGAGGCAAAGGTTAGCGGATCAGCTTGCTGAGGCTGCATGTCAGCCTTCTACCCGTGGTGTTGAACTCCGTGCAGCCGTATCGGCACTCAAAAAATTAGGAGATGGACAGCGTGCTCACACTTTGTTACTTAAAGCACATTTCCAAAGATATCAGTACAATATGCAAAGCCTTCGGCCATCCAGCACTTCATATGGAGGAGCCTATACTGCTGCCCTCTCCCAGCTGGTTTTCTCAGCCATTGCTCAAGCTTCTAGTGATTCCTTGGCTATTTTTGGTAAAGAACTTGCTTATTCTTCTGAGCTTGTCATGTGGGCTACAAAACAAACAGAGGCTTTTGCACTTCTTGTAAAAAGGCACGCTTTAGCTTCATCTGCAGCTGCTGGAGGTCTCAGAGCTGCTGCGGAGTGTGTTCAAATTGCTTTAGGTCATTGTTCATTATTGGAAGGTCGTGGTTTGGCACTTTGTCCTGTGCTTTTAAAACTTTTCAGGCCCAGTGTTGAACAAGCTCTAGAAGCTAATTTAAAAAGAATCGAAGAAAGTACGGCTGCCTTGGCTGCTGCTGATGATTGGGTACTAACTTATGCTCCAGCAACCACACGCCAATCTGGCCGAATTTCTAGCACTGTTCTTAGTAATGCTGCATTCCAACATAAATTGACTAGCAGTGCTCACCGGTTCAATTTTATGGTCCAG GACTTTTTTGAGGACGTGGGACCTTTACTTAGTATGCAGTTAGGGAGTCAAACTCTGGAGGGATTATTCCAAGTATTTGACTCTTATATCAATATGTTAATCAAAGCATTGCCCGGTGTGGAAGAGGAAGCAAATTTTGATGGTGCTGGAAGTAAGATAGTGCGCTTGGCTGAAACGGAAGCTCAGCAAATTGCACTCTTGGCAAATGCATCATTGTTAGCCGATGAACTACTCCCTCGTGCTGCCATGAAACTGTCCCCACCAACTCAAACTGCGTATAAGGATGATCCTCGTCGAAGACTTTCAGACAAGCAGAACCGTCATCCAGAACAAAGGGAGTGGAAGAGGCGGCTAGTTAGCTCTGTTGATAGATTGAAAGATACTTTTTGTAGACAGCATGCCCTTGATCTAATTTTTACAGAGGAAGGAGACAGCCATCTCACTGCTGAGATGTACCTAAACAtgagtggaaatatggatgaagttGAATGGTTCCCATCTCTTATATTCCAG GAACTGTTTGTGAAACTGAGCAGAATAGCTAGTATGGCAGCAGATATGTTTGTTGGCAGGGAAAGATTTGCCACATTACTATTGATGAGGCTCACAGAAACTGTCATCTTGTGGCTTTCGGGGGACCAAAGTTTTTGGGATGATATTGAGGAAGGCCCAAGGCCTCTAGGACCTCTTGGTCTTCAACAG TTCTACTTGGATATGAAATTCGTCATGTGTTTTGCTGCCCAAGGTCGATACTTATCCCGGAATCTGCATAGAGTTGTTAATGAGATCATATCAAAAGCGATGGCTGCATTTGCTGCAACAGGAATGGATCCAGATAG TGTTCTACCGGAGGATGAGTGGTTTAATGATGTTTGTCAAGATGCAATAGAAAGATTGAGTGGAAGGCCAAAGGCCATAAATGGGGACAGAGATCCTAACAGTCCAACAGCCTCAGTTTCAGCACATTCAATTTCTTCTGTTAGATCTCATGGGAGTTCTTAA